Proteins encoded in a region of the Halodesulfovibrio marinisediminis DSM 17456 genome:
- a CDS encoding PTS sugar transporter subunit IIB, producing the protein MAWIRIDNRLIHGQVIETWIPYTNAKHLLVVNDDFADDVLRQQIATLAIPGRISVDFIHVADIMSYAQHNNLQETLIIVADCDDAKRIHDEGFSFESINIGNLHYAPGKKQLCDHIAISDHDEECLKFFANHEIILDFRCVPNQPLQIKGL; encoded by the coding sequence ATGGCTTGGATTCGCATCGACAACCGACTTATTCATGGTCAGGTCATTGAAACTTGGATTCCTTACACGAATGCTAAACACCTGCTCGTAGTAAATGATGATTTTGCAGATGACGTTCTACGCCAGCAAATTGCTACTCTCGCTATCCCTGGGCGAATCTCTGTAGATTTTATCCATGTGGCAGACATTATGAGTTATGCTCAGCACAATAATCTGCAAGAAACACTTATTATTGTTGCAGACTGTGATGACGCTAAACGAATTCATGACGAAGGTTTTTCTTTTGAATCAATTAACATTGGCAACCTGCATTATGCTCCGGGCAAAAAACAGCTCTGTGATCATATTGCCATTTCAGATCATGATGAAGAATGCCTAAAATTTTTTGCCAACCATGAAATCATTCTCGATTTTCGCTGCGTTCCCAACCAACCATTACAAATTAAGGGGCTATAG
- a CDS encoding PTS sugar transporter subunit IIA, whose protein sequence is MKLGEYLEKELVLPELTASTKQEALAELLAPVVKKNPSLDAEEVFNVLMEREALGTTGIGNGIAIPHGKLASLDKIVVVAGRSFEGLDFDALDQKPCKIFFMVLAPENVAGTHLRILAQISRLLKDEDFKQLFMESDSQEALWNLLSAA, encoded by the coding sequence ATGAAACTGGGTGAATACCTGGAAAAAGAACTTGTATTGCCGGAGCTTACCGCCAGCACCAAACAAGAGGCGCTGGCGGAGCTTCTGGCTCCTGTTGTTAAAAAAAATCCATCACTCGATGCAGAAGAAGTATTTAATGTTCTTATGGAGCGAGAAGCTCTTGGAACCACAGGCATCGGTAATGGAATCGCCATTCCACACGGAAAACTTGCTTCACTTGATAAAATAGTAGTCGTGGCAGGTCGCAGTTTTGAAGGGCTGGATTTTGATGCTCTAGACCAAAAGCCATGCAAGATTTTCTTTATGGTACTTGCTCCGGAAAACGTAGCAGGAACACATTTACGCATTCTAGCCCAGATCTCCAGACTTCTGAAAGACGAAGATTTCAAACAATTGTTTATGGAATCTGACTCCCAAGAAGCACTGTGGAACCTTTTATCTGCAGCCTAG
- the hpf gene encoding ribosome hibernation-promoting factor, HPF/YfiA family, translating into MNIAFTFKNFEPSNHLKAYANRRFSKLGRFLLNPEHVEMQVSLSVDNFRHKAEISLVTDNFTYSATEQSEDMYATVDLIRDKLKAQIIRSTEKLQKKRKGTEKPILEGTIPLEEIAESERTIFGVSDFVPQPMDLDEAAMQLDALDYDFLVFLNTETERVNIMYRRKDNNFGLIDPAY; encoded by the coding sequence ATGAACATCGCATTCACTTTCAAGAACTTTGAGCCTTCCAATCACCTTAAAGCATATGCCAATCGTCGCTTCAGCAAGCTTGGCAGATTCTTACTGAACCCTGAACATGTGGAAATGCAAGTCTCACTTTCTGTTGACAATTTCCGCCACAAAGCCGAAATTTCACTTGTAACGGATAACTTTACATATTCCGCTACTGAACAGTCTGAAGACATGTATGCAACGGTTGATCTGATTCGAGATAAACTCAAAGCACAGATCATCCGAAGTACGGAAAAACTGCAAAAGAAACGTAAGGGCACAGAAAAGCCTATTCTCGAAGGGACGATCCCTCTGGAAGAAATAGCAGAATCAGAACGAACCATTTTCGGAGTGAGTGATTTTGTACCTCAACCAATGGATCTTGATGAAGCCGCTATGCAACTTGATGCGCTTGATTATGATTTCCTTGTTTTTCTTAATACCGAAACCGAGCGGGTTAACATCATGTACCGCCGAAAAGATAACAACTTCGGCTTGATAGATCCCGCTTACTAG
- the rpoN gene encoding RNA polymerase factor sigma-54: MALELRQQLKLAQQLVMTPQLQQAIKLLQLSRVELAETVQQELLENPFLEESLEERVNPDKTSDAEQRKNEQEAYDKELSNNADWEDYLGDFSSTTKQVSMRESEALEEMSSFEARLAPAPTLDGHLNWQLMLSPLTKEQIRVGEVVIGNISSNGYLHVSSEELAQIAQSDVETVEQMIAHIQQFDPVGVAARTPQECLLVQVKALNYDRDPILVDIITNHLEDLEKRRYKPLARKYKISLEDLKEYLDVIQSLDPMPGARFSGGEPHYVSPDVYIYEYEGDFVIVLNEDGLPQLQLSELTEQLPKTINSEEKDYYQDKMRSASWLIKSLYQRQRTLYKVVESIVKYQKEFFQDGVTSLKPLILKDIADDIGMHESTVSRITTNKYISTPHGIFELKFFFNSAIGLDDGSQVGSESVKALIKKLISEENTKKPLSDEKIGEILKEKLQVNIARRTVAKYRTAMNIPSSSKRKVVF; the protein is encoded by the coding sequence ATGGCTCTTGAACTTCGCCAACAATTAAAGCTCGCTCAGCAGCTTGTAATGACCCCGCAATTGCAGCAGGCAATCAAACTGTTGCAGCTTTCACGCGTGGAACTTGCTGAAACCGTTCAGCAAGAGCTGCTGGAGAACCCTTTTTTGGAAGAGTCCTTAGAAGAACGTGTAAATCCAGACAAAACTTCTGACGCAGAACAGCGAAAAAACGAACAGGAAGCTTACGACAAAGAGCTTTCAAACAACGCTGACTGGGAAGACTATCTGGGCGATTTTTCAAGCACTACCAAACAGGTTTCGATGCGGGAATCTGAAGCACTGGAAGAAATGAGCTCTTTTGAAGCTCGTCTTGCCCCTGCTCCAACGTTAGATGGACATCTGAACTGGCAGTTGATGCTTTCTCCCCTCACTAAAGAACAGATTCGAGTTGGAGAGGTTGTCATTGGTAACATCAGTTCTAATGGGTACTTACATGTATCTTCCGAAGAACTGGCTCAAATTGCTCAAAGCGACGTTGAAACTGTTGAACAAATGATTGCGCATATCCAACAGTTTGACCCTGTCGGAGTAGCTGCTCGCACCCCACAGGAATGCCTGCTTGTTCAAGTAAAAGCCCTTAACTATGATCGTGACCCAATCCTTGTAGATATCATTACCAACCATCTTGAGGATCTGGAAAAGCGCCGTTACAAGCCGCTTGCACGAAAATACAAAATTTCTCTTGAAGATCTCAAAGAGTATCTTGATGTAATCCAGAGCCTCGACCCTATGCCGGGAGCTCGGTTCAGCGGAGGAGAGCCGCATTACGTTTCTCCAGACGTTTACATTTACGAATACGAAGGGGACTTCGTCATTGTCCTTAATGAAGACGGACTGCCTCAGTTGCAGCTCAGTGAGCTGACTGAGCAACTCCCAAAAACGATCAATTCGGAAGAAAAAGACTATTATCAGGATAAAATGCGTTCCGCATCCTGGCTTATAAAAAGTCTGTACCAACGGCAGCGAACTTTGTATAAGGTAGTTGAAAGTATCGTTAAATATCAAAAAGAATTCTTCCAAGACGGCGTTACCTCGTTAAAGCCGTTAATTCTTAAAGACATTGCTGACGATATCGGCATGCATGAATCAACGGTAAGCCGTATTACAACCAATAAGTATATTTCGACCCCGCACGGTATCTTCGAACTCAAGTTCTTCTTCAACAGTGCAATTGGCCTTGATGATGGTAGTCAGGTCGGATCTGAGAGCGTTAAGGCTCTTATTAAAAAACTTATTAGTGAAGAAAATACGAAAAAACCATTAAGCGACGAAAAAATCGGAGAAATCTTAAAAGAAAAACTGCAGGTTAACATTGCACGAAGAACTGTAGCTAAATACCGTACCGCAATGAATATCCCTTCATCATCCAAGAGAAAGGTGGTATTCTAG
- the lptC gene encoding LPS export ABC transporter periplasmic protein LptC, producing the protein MRKWLIWGALLALLGGGLYYLQSSVEKQIADEVSEAIGNNAKTNVDLSLKGIELKQGEAGKELWTLKATNGWYQKDESIIDLAEPDITYFVQPDRDKVHIVAPNGTINQNKGVARLWGDVTVTNQKGTITSSELTFEDKKKLLIMTGNVIFTGEGFNGSSDNASWNLKENTITATGNVVVNFRAENLDKATGGEK; encoded by the coding sequence ATGAGAAAATGGTTGATTTGGGGAGCATTATTAGCTTTGCTTGGCGGCGGGCTGTACTACCTGCAAAGTTCTGTTGAAAAACAGATTGCAGATGAAGTCAGTGAAGCCATAGGCAATAATGCTAAAACAAATGTTGACCTTTCTTTAAAAGGTATTGAGCTGAAACAGGGTGAAGCTGGTAAGGAGCTATGGACTCTTAAAGCAACCAATGGCTGGTATCAAAAAGATGAGAGCATAATTGATCTTGCTGAGCCTGATATCACATACTTTGTTCAGCCAGACCGCGATAAAGTGCACATTGTGGCACCAAACGGCACTATAAACCAGAATAAAGGCGTTGCCCGTTTATGGGGTGACGTGACAGTAACCAACCAGAAAGGGACCATTACTAGTAGTGAGCTTACTTTTGAAGATAAAAAGAAACTGCTCATTATGACCGGTAATGTGATCTTTACAGGCGAAGGATTTAACGGGTCATCCGACAATGCAAGTTGGAACCTGAAAGAAAATACAATTACTGCAACCGGTAATGTGGTTGTGAATTTCCGCGCTGAAAACCTGGATAAAGCAACTGGTGGAGAAAAATAA
- a CDS encoding PTS sugar transporter subunit IIA, translating to MSTTFPEEKNIGVVIVTHTNYGAALLSAAEVIMGKQPSCETVSVDSEKDVSETVASIKEMVERVDEGRGVLILTDMFGGTPTNLSLSLLGTRHLEVLTGVNLPMLLKVFGCRTMTLDRLAIEAKDAGGKGIVMAGEILRSKVNE from the coding sequence ATGTCTACCACATTTCCTGAAGAAAAAAATATCGGTGTAGTTATTGTCACCCATACCAACTACGGCGCCGCATTGTTAAGTGCTGCAGAAGTCATTATGGGCAAACAACCTTCTTGCGAAACTGTAAGCGTTGACAGCGAAAAAGATGTTTCGGAAACAGTAGCATCCATTAAAGAAATGGTTGAGCGTGTAGACGAGGGACGCGGTGTTCTCATCCTTACTGATATGTTTGGCGGAACTCCAACCAACTTAAGCTTGTCATTACTCGGAACCAGACATCTGGAAGTTCTTACCGGTGTAAACCTTCCAATGCTGCTTAAAGTCTTCGGATGCCGTACCATGACATTAGATCGACTTGCTATTGAAGCAAAAGATGCTGGTGGCAAGGGTATTGTAATGGCCGGTGAAATTCTACGAAGCAAGGTTAATGAGTAA
- the rapZ gene encoding RNase adapter RapZ, whose product MTSVAQQTIPLIIVAGLSGAGKSSALKVFEDMAYYTIDGLPVSMAPQFLEVLTGCGLESYKGIVLGVDVRQCTLKNGWSDFIEVLCAAGYAPTVIFLESRADVILRRYKETRRPHPFEGHGVGLEQAMTNERILMAPARVEADFIFDTSEYSIHDLRRVLQRRWQSEENDVKGLKVHLMSFGFKHSTPSEADMIFDLRFLPNPHHDPELRKYTGQDDVVVSYVLKHSMGQTYLKKLEDLLHFTLLQMEKEGRYRITIAFGCTGGKHRSVSVTEAIYEFLKKTDFAVSKEHRHINLA is encoded by the coding sequence ATGACCTCTGTAGCTCAGCAAACAATCCCTCTAATTATTGTTGCCGGCCTCTCTGGAGCTGGCAAAAGTAGTGCCCTTAAAGTCTTTGAAGACATGGCGTACTACACTATCGATGGACTTCCGGTGTCTATGGCACCTCAATTTTTAGAAGTGCTCACCGGATGTGGGCTTGAGAGTTACAAAGGAATTGTGCTTGGTGTAGACGTTCGGCAGTGTACATTAAAAAATGGATGGTCTGACTTCATCGAAGTATTATGTGCAGCAGGCTATGCTCCGACAGTCATTTTTCTTGAATCACGTGCTGATGTAATTCTCCGCCGATATAAAGAAACGAGACGTCCGCATCCTTTTGAAGGACATGGAGTAGGGCTTGAACAAGCCATGACAAACGAGCGTATTCTCATGGCACCTGCCCGTGTAGAAGCAGATTTTATCTTTGATACTTCAGAATATTCTATTCACGACCTACGCCGCGTGTTGCAACGCAGATGGCAGTCAGAAGAAAACGATGTAAAAGGTCTTAAAGTTCATCTTATGAGCTTTGGCTTTAAGCATAGTACTCCTTCTGAAGCAGATATGATTTTTGACCTACGCTTCTTGCCAAACCCACACCATGATCCAGAGTTACGAAAGTATACGGGCCAAGATGATGTTGTGGTAAGCTATGTTCTTAAACACAGTATGGGACAAACATATCTAAAAAAGCTTGAAGATTTATTACACTTTACTCTTCTGCAAATGGAGAAAGAAGGGCGGTACCGAATTACCATTGCCTTTGGATGCACTGGTGGAAAACACCGCTCTGTTTCGGTAACTGAGGCCATATACGAATTTTTGAAAAAAACTGACTTTGCTGTTTCAAAAGAGCACCGTCATATTAACTTGGCGTAA
- a CDS encoding LptA/OstA family protein: MKALFRILILSFCLLTITGTAVMAEPAKDDVKVTSEKMTYSADGQTVVFTGNVIVRHPQADMWANKVTVYLQSDKNAPKSKEASGINPGKIEKIISEGNVRIKMEKDRRGTCDKATYTLKDELLVMTGSPKLSEGKNTITGNKIKFWVKENRSEVLGSSSQPVEAIFSAPSNKVKK; the protein is encoded by the coding sequence ATGAAAGCCCTGTTCCGAATTCTGATTTTATCTTTTTGTCTCTTAACCATTACCGGCACTGCCGTTATGGCAGAACCAGCTAAAGATGACGTAAAAGTTACCTCTGAAAAAATGACATACAGCGCTGACGGTCAAACAGTCGTGTTTACCGGAAACGTTATCGTAAGACATCCGCAGGCTGATATGTGGGCAAACAAAGTAACTGTGTACTTGCAGAGTGACAAAAATGCTCCAAAATCAAAAGAAGCTAGCGGCATCAACCCTGGTAAAATTGAAAAAATTATCTCAGAAGGCAATGTCCGCATTAAAATGGAAAAGGACAGAAGAGGTACGTGTGACAAAGCAACCTACACTTTAAAGGATGAACTGCTCGTCATGACTGGTTCTCCAAAATTAAGTGAAGGGAAAAACACAATTACTGGCAACAAGATCAAGTTCTGGGTAAAAGAAAACCGTAGTGAAGTGCTTGGTTCCTCCAGCCAGCCAGTAGAAGCAATTTTTTCAGCACCAAGTAACAAGGTAAAAAAATAA
- a CDS encoding KdsC family phosphatase, with translation MKAETLAKGIKLIILDCDGVLTDGGLYYDHEGNVTKRFNVLDGLGIKAAQACDLIIGVITGLEAKSVASRMNDLGIVDYYAGHLKKMACIKEIKEKYDLDWHQIAYIGDDWVDLAPMRQVGLPIAVANAMQEVKEVAVLQTEAKGGHGAVREALNFIMYSQGKLEGIVNTIGD, from the coding sequence ATGAAAGCTGAGACGTTAGCCAAGGGTATTAAACTCATTATCCTTGATTGTGATGGTGTGCTCACTGATGGTGGGTTATACTATGACCATGAAGGTAACGTAACAAAACGGTTTAACGTGCTCGATGGACTTGGTATTAAAGCAGCTCAGGCTTGTGACCTTATCATTGGCGTTATTACAGGACTAGAAGCAAAATCTGTTGCTTCTCGAATGAACGATCTTGGCATTGTTGATTACTACGCCGGCCATTTAAAAAAGATGGCGTGCATTAAAGAGATCAAAGAAAAGTATGATCTTGATTGGCACCAGATTGCGTATATTGGTGACGACTGGGTTGACTTGGCACCCATGCGCCAAGTAGGGCTTCCTATTGCTGTGGCAAACGCAATGCAGGAAGTTAAAGAAGTCGCAGTGTTACAAACAGAAGCTAAAGGTGGACACGGAGCTGTCCGCGAAGCACTCAATTTTATTATGTACTCTCAAGGAAAGCTTGAAGGTATTGTGAACACTATAGGTGATTAA
- the lptB gene encoding LPS export ABC transporter ATP-binding protein: MSVIQAEGLCKIYGKREVVRNINLKMEQGEIVGLLGPNGAGKTTTFYMLIGIIKPNAGVVRVDDMEVTDWPLHERARIGLSYLPQESSVFKKLTVYQNLQLILEQTELSRDAQKRRAEELMEEFGISHIRDTHAMHISGGERRRLEIARALIRDPKFILLDEPFAGIDPLAVDDIQDIIRKLRDKGMGVLISDHNVRETLKICDRANLVYEGQIILSGTPQEIVNNPKARSVYLGEGFSL, from the coding sequence ATGTCTGTTATTCAAGCTGAAGGACTCTGCAAGATTTACGGCAAACGCGAGGTTGTCCGCAATATCAACCTGAAAATGGAGCAGGGCGAAATTGTAGGACTTCTCGGACCTAACGGTGCAGGTAAGACCACTACGTTCTACATGCTCATCGGTATTATCAAACCAAATGCAGGTGTTGTACGTGTAGATGATATGGAAGTTACAGACTGGCCATTGCACGAACGTGCTCGAATCGGTCTAAGTTACCTTCCTCAGGAAAGCTCTGTTTTCAAAAAACTGACTGTGTATCAAAACTTGCAGCTCATTTTAGAACAAACAGAACTTTCCCGAGATGCTCAGAAAAGACGCGCCGAAGAATTAATGGAAGAATTCGGCATCAGCCATATTCGTGATACTCACGCAATGCATATCTCCGGTGGTGAACGTCGTCGTCTTGAAATTGCCCGTGCACTTATCCGTGACCCGAAGTTTATTCTCCTCGACGAACCGTTTGCTGGTATTGATCCTCTAGCTGTTGACGACATTCAGGACATCATCCGCAAATTGCGTGATAAAGGGATGGGCGTTCTTATTTCCGACCACAACGTTAGAGAAACATTAAAAATTTGCGATAGAGCCAACCTTGTTTACGAAGGGCAGATCATTCTTTCCGGCACACCGCAGGAGATTGTTAACAACCCGAAGGCGCGTAGCGTCTACCTTGGAGAAGGTTTTAGTCTCTAG